The Prosthecobacter sp. SYSU 5D2 genome has a window encoding:
- a CDS encoding class I SAM-dependent methyltransferase → MRSRFPFLHFPLVPFSEILARLPAQTQSRLKQHLNNAAYSVRLVRYWWAGQALAREARRLGRPLQVVDVGCERGWLKHFTPEGVVDRWIGLDWNPRPEVRDLAGYDEVHHANFDESLPLPSGIADAVVSLHVFEHLPRPGATIAEISRLLKPDGIFLGGSPTMPDWLAKWRERYFRKRLQKGKLAHGGHITVLSPLRWKNLAADAGLAPEFITGSHFARITGNPLENCHWWLRLNQFWGGLFPSLGSEAYIQARRTPMWVSKTDDLSSHDPHWRGLWVSLGVAATVAVSALVYQKVEQSQDAHQQTVAAWLDAHQGGNDLFIVGDAVMHEMLTDRPDTKKASSQEELIRFLREHPEAHLLLSVPAAVKLVHSGEPQMWKIDSRLDLDHHDYLLLRLNDSGTPLTEYLLGTAQTGYDFSLME, encoded by the coding sequence ATGCGCTCCAGATTTCCGTTTCTTCACTTCCCGCTTGTTCCCTTCAGTGAAATCTTGGCCCGGCTGCCCGCCCAAACACAATCCCGGCTGAAGCAGCACCTGAACAACGCGGCTTATTCTGTGCGGCTGGTGCGCTACTGGTGGGCCGGGCAGGCGCTGGCCAGGGAGGCACGGCGCCTGGGCCGGCCACTGCAGGTGGTGGATGTGGGCTGTGAGCGGGGATGGCTGAAGCACTTTACGCCGGAGGGAGTGGTGGACCGCTGGATCGGCCTGGACTGGAATCCTCGCCCGGAGGTCAGGGACCTGGCGGGATACGACGAGGTGCATCACGCCAATTTTGACGAGTCCCTGCCCCTGCCTTCAGGCATAGCGGATGCGGTGGTGAGCCTGCATGTCTTTGAGCACCTCCCCCGGCCCGGGGCCACGATCGCGGAAATCAGCCGCCTGCTGAAGCCTGACGGCATCTTCCTTGGTGGCTCCCCCACCATGCCGGACTGGCTGGCGAAGTGGCGGGAAAGGTATTTTAGAAAGCGCCTGCAAAAGGGCAAGCTGGCCCATGGTGGCCACATCACGGTTTTGTCCCCTCTCCGTTGGAAAAACCTGGCCGCAGATGCCGGTCTGGCACCGGAATTCATCACTGGCAGCCACTTCGCCCGCATCACCGGAAACCCTCTGGAAAACTGCCACTGGTGGCTGCGGCTGAACCAGTTTTGGGGAGGCCTGTTTCCCTCCCTCGGCTCAGAGGCTTATATCCAGGCGCGCCGCACGCCGATGTGGGTTTCAAAGACGGATGACCTGTCCTCCCATGATCCTCATTGGCGCGGGCTGTGGGTCTCCCTGGGCGTGGCGGCGACCGTGGCGGTCAGTGCGCTGGTTTATCAGAAGGTTGAGCAAAGCCAGGATGCCCACCAGCAAACGGTGGCCGCCTGGCTGGATGCCCATCAGGGCGGAAATGATCTTTTCATTGTCGGCGATGCTGTGATGCATGAAATGTTGACCGACCGACCGGATACCAAAAAGGCCAGCTCCCAGGAAGAACTGATCCGTTTCTTGCGGGAGCATCCTGAAGCGCATCTGCTGCTTTCCGTGCCAGCGGCCGTGAAACTGGTGCACTCTGGTGAACCGCAGATGTGGAAAATTGATTCCCGGCTGGACCTGGACCACCATGACTACCTGCTGCTGCGCCTGAATGACAGCGGCACCCCTCTGACAGAGTACCTGCTGGGCACCGCGCAGACGGGTTATGATTTTTCTCTGATGGAATAA
- a CDS encoding EF-hand domain-containing protein: protein MKTTLVKTLIAAGLVSAPALLLAQTTSVPVPQAGTTAPAAQVEQPNTPSTTTDAANRDSANPANTTDAAQNARPNASTAATGISADISDSAREQFSKLDANSDGSLTQEEFASHSQPQTTPARDASSSTTAGRNGTGPGTPGSTTGSTGGITGTSNDAEREDVQPLSNEELFRKLDANGDGKLSTEEYARTSPANPEVTRDASSSTSVGRNGTGPGTAGSTSGSTGGSTGNADDNKRPE, encoded by the coding sequence ATGAAAACGACGCTTGTAAAAACTTTGATTGCAGCCGGCCTGGTATCTGCCCCAGCTCTGCTTCTGGCCCAGACAACCTCCGTCCCGGTTCCCCAGGCAGGCACCACGGCCCCGGCAGCGCAGGTTGAGCAGCCTAACACCCCCAGCACAACCACAGACGCAGCCAACCGGGACTCCGCAAACCCCGCCAACACGACGGATGCCGCACAAAATGCCCGGCCCAATGCAAGCACTGCCGCCACCGGCATCAGTGCAGACATCAGCGACAGCGCGCGTGAGCAGTTCTCCAAGCTGGATGCCAACAGCGACGGCAGCCTGACTCAGGAGGAATTCGCCAGCCACTCCCAGCCGCAGACCACCCCTGCACGGGATGCCAGCAGCTCCACCACCGCCGGGCGCAATGGCACGGGTCCAGGCACGCCAGGAAGCACTACCGGCAGTACGGGCGGCATCACCGGCACCAGCAACGATGCTGAACGTGAAGACGTGCAGCCCCTCAGCAACGAGGAGCTATTCCGCAAGCTGGATGCCAACGGCGACGGCAAGCTCAGCACAGAGGAATACGCCCGCACCTCCCCCGCGAATCCAGAGGTGACCCGCGATGCCAGCAGCTCCACAAGCGTCGGCCGCAATGGCACCGGCCCCGGCACCGCTGGCAGCACCTCAGGAAGCACGGGCGGCAGCACCGGCAATGCCGACGATAACAAACGCCCTGAATAA